A region of Paralichthys olivaceus isolate ysfri-2021 chromosome 24, ASM2471397v2, whole genome shotgun sequence DNA encodes the following proteins:
- the glsa gene encoding glutaminase a isoform X3 has product MEMLKVTLKQTSDGALDRHLFKKCVQSNIVLLTQAFRKKFVIPDFQPFCAHIDELYENAKKMPGGQVADYIPQLARFSPDLWAAALCTVDGQRHTVGDTKVPFCLQSCVKPLKYAIAVHDHGTEYVHRFIGKEPSGLRFNKLFLNEEDKPHNPMVNAGAIVCTSLIKQGASNAEKFDYVMNFMNKLAGNEYVGFSNATFQSERESGDRNFAIGYYLKEKKCFPEGTDMTSILDFYFQLCSIEVTCESASVMAATLANGGFCPITGERVLSPEAVRNTLSLMHSCGMYDFSGQFAFHVGLPAKSGVAGGILLVVPNVMGVMCWSPPLDKLGNSVRGIQFCTDLVSLCNFHNYDNLRHFAKKLDPRREGGDQRVKSVINLLFAAYTGDVSALRRFALSSMDMEQRDYDSRTALHVAAAEGHTEVVRFLLEACKVNPVPKDRWGNTPMDEAVHFGHHDVVTILRDYHNKYSPQDSTADKQNAEKNLDGML; this is encoded by the exons atGTGTCCAGAGCAACATTGTGCTGCTCACCCAGGCCTTCAGGAAGAAGTTTGTCATCCCAGACTTCCAGCCCTTCTGTGCGCACATCGACGAGCTGTATGAAAACGCCAAAAAAATGCCTGGAGGGCAA GTGGCGGACTACATTCCCCAGCTGGCCCGCTTTAGTCCCGACCTGTGGGCCGCCGCCCTCTGCACCGTCGACGGACAGAG GCACACCGTCGGCGACACCAAGGTTCCATTCTGTCTGCAGTCCTGCGTCAAGCCGCTGAAATACGCTATTGCCGTTCACGACCACGGCACCGAGTACGTTCACCGCTTCATCGGCAAAGAGCCCAGCGGTCTGCGATTCAACAAGCTCTTCCTGAATGAGGAGG ataaaccacACAACCCCATGGTTAATGCCGGTGCTATCGTCTGTACCTCCCTCATTAAG caagGGGCCAGCAACGCTGAAAAGTTTGATTAT GTCATGAACTTCATGAACAAACTGGCAGGAAACGAGTACGTGGGCTTCAGCAACGCCAC TTTCCAGTCGGAGCGCGAGTCTGGAGACAGAAACTTTGCCATCGGCTACTacctgaaggagaagaag TGTTTTCCAGAGGGCACAGACATGACGTCCATCCTGGACTTCTACTTCCAG CTGTGTTCCATCGAGGTGACCTGTGAGAGCGCCAGTGTCATGGCAGCGACTCTGGCCAACGGCGGCTTCTGTCCAATCACAGGCGAGCGCGTGCTGAGTCCCGAGGCCGTGCGAAACACCCTGAGTCTGATGCATTCCTGCGGCATGTACGACTTCTCTGGGCAGTTTGCTTTCCAC GTCGGGCTGCCGGCTAAGTCTGGCGTCGCCGGTGGGATTCTGCTGGTCGTACCAAACGTGATGGGCGTCATGTGTTGGTCTCCTCCTCTGGACAAGCTGGGCAACAGCGTCAGAGGAATCCAGTTCTGCACG GACCTGGTTTCTCTCTGTAACTTTCACAACTACGACAATCTGAGGCACTTCGCCAAGAAACTGGATCCtcgcagggagggaggagaccAGAGG GTGAAGTCCGTGATCaacctgctgtttgctgcttACACTGGAGACGTCTCCGCTCTGAGGAg GTTTGCTTTATCCTCGATGGACATGGAGCAGAGGGATTATGACTCCAGGACGGCTCTGCACGTCGCAGCAGCTGAAG GACACACTGAGGTGGTTCGTTTTCTGCTGGAGGCCTGTAAAGTCAACCCGGTTCCCAAAGACAG GTGGGGCAACACGCCCATGGACGAGGCCGTCCACTTCGGCCACCACGATGTGGTGACCATCCTCCGTGACTACCACAACAAGTACAGCCCCCAGGACAGCACCGCCGACAAGCAGAACGCAGAGAAGAACCTGGACGGGATGCTCTGA
- the glsa gene encoding glutaminase a isoform X4, which produces MTLQGASNAEKFDYVMNFMNKLAGNEYVGFSNATFQSERESGDRNFAIGYYLKEKKCFPEGTDMTSILDFYFQLCSIEVTCESASVMAATLANGGFCPITGERVLSPEAVRNTLSLMHSCGMYDFSGQFAFHVGLPAKSGVAGGILLVVPNVMGVMCWSPPLDKLGNSVRGIQFCTDLVSLCNFHNYDNLRHFAKKLDPRREGGDQRVKSVINLLFAAYTGDVSALRRFALSSMDMEQRDYDSRTALHVAAAEGHTEVVRFLLEACKVNPVPKDRWGNTPMDEAVHFGHHDVVTILRDYHNKYSPQDSTADKQNAEKNLDGML; this is translated from the exons ATGACGTTG caagGGGCCAGCAACGCTGAAAAGTTTGATTAT GTCATGAACTTCATGAACAAACTGGCAGGAAACGAGTACGTGGGCTTCAGCAACGCCAC TTTCCAGTCGGAGCGCGAGTCTGGAGACAGAAACTTTGCCATCGGCTACTacctgaaggagaagaag TGTTTTCCAGAGGGCACAGACATGACGTCCATCCTGGACTTCTACTTCCAG CTGTGTTCCATCGAGGTGACCTGTGAGAGCGCCAGTGTCATGGCAGCGACTCTGGCCAACGGCGGCTTCTGTCCAATCACAGGCGAGCGCGTGCTGAGTCCCGAGGCCGTGCGAAACACCCTGAGTCTGATGCATTCCTGCGGCATGTACGACTTCTCTGGGCAGTTTGCTTTCCAC GTCGGGCTGCCGGCTAAGTCTGGCGTCGCCGGTGGGATTCTGCTGGTCGTACCAAACGTGATGGGCGTCATGTGTTGGTCTCCTCCTCTGGACAAGCTGGGCAACAGCGTCAGAGGAATCCAGTTCTGCACG GACCTGGTTTCTCTCTGTAACTTTCACAACTACGACAATCTGAGGCACTTCGCCAAGAAACTGGATCCtcgcagggagggaggagaccAGAGG GTGAAGTCCGTGATCaacctgctgtttgctgcttACACTGGAGACGTCTCCGCTCTGAGGAg GTTTGCTTTATCCTCGATGGACATGGAGCAGAGGGATTATGACTCCAGGACGGCTCTGCACGTCGCAGCAGCTGAAG GACACACTGAGGTGGTTCGTTTTCTGCTGGAGGCCTGTAAAGTCAACCCGGTTCCCAAAGACAG GTGGGGCAACACGCCCATGGACGAGGCCGTCCACTTCGGCCACCACGATGTGGTGACCATCCTCCGTGACTACCACAACAAGTACAGCCCCCAGGACAGCACCGCCGACAAGCAGAACGCAGAGAAGAACCTGGACGGGATGCTCTGA